In [Clostridium] cellulosi, one genomic interval encodes:
- a CDS encoding hypothetical protein (High confidence in function and specificity) codes for MGIFNEIKPQKLQGNIFDMIGRQWMLITAGIPGDFNTMTASWGGAGILWGKTVAISFIRPQRYTYQFMEKYNHYTLSFFGEEYREALNICGSRSGRDTDKVKETGLTPVDIGDAVYFDEASVVFICRKLYAQDLTLDNFIDKEIARTYSGTDLHRTYIGEIERVLIKE; via the coding sequence ATGGGAATATTTAACGAAATTAAGCCTCAAAAACTGCAGGGCAATATTTTTGATATGATAGGCCGCCAATGGATGCTCATAACAGCCGGAATACCGGGGGACTTCAACACGATGACCGCAAGCTGGGGCGGCGCCGGCATACTTTGGGGAAAAACTGTGGCAATTAGCTTTATTCGTCCGCAAAGATACACATATCAGTTCATGGAAAAGTACAACCACTACACACTCAGCTTCTTCGGAGAGGAATACCGCGAGGCGCTCAACATATGCGGTTCCCGCTCTGGGCGCGACACTGACAAGGTCAAGGAAACCGGCCTTACCCCGGTGGACATCGGCGACGCAGTTTACTTTGATGAGGCGAGCGTTGTATTTATTTGCAGAAAACTTTACGCTCAGGACTTGACCCTTGACAATTTCATCGACAAGGAAATTGCTCGCACATATTCTGGCACCGATCTGCACCGTACCTATATCGGCGAAATTGAAAGGGTTCTTATTAAAGAATAA
- the yaaH gene encoding Spore germination protein YaaH (High confidence in function and specificity), which yields MTVYVVRPGDSIYSIARAFGVTPQSIIEPNGLLNPSQLVVGQTLVIPTTDQNYTVRSGDTIYSIARRFGVTQNAIFSANPNIGADGRIFPGQVIVIPGTERKLGTIEVNGYIFPGSDESVVRPALPLLTYLSIFSYQVNSDGSLTNIDDEKWIQIARENRVAPIMVIANIRESGGFSSDIASAIFASESVQDTLINNVVNTLREKNYYGLNIDFEYVYPSDRENYNNFLQKITERLNALGYIVLTALAPKLSGDQQGLLYEAHDYPAHGRIADRVILMTYEWGYLAGPPQAVAPLREVRRVLDYAVTVIPRNKILMGIPNYGYDWVLPYRRGTLATTFSNIEAVNRAFRNRAEIKFDESAQSPYYNYYDDQRRQHVVWFEDARSIRAKLMLVDEYNLAGISYWTIERPFPQNLLVLNSMYNIRKVI from the coding sequence TTGACCGTTTATGTCGTAAGGCCGGGTGACAGTATCTATTCAATTGCAAGGGCATTCGGGGTAACGCCCCAAAGCATTATAGAGCCTAACGGGCTGCTCAATCCGTCACAACTGGTTGTAGGCCAGACTTTGGTTATTCCCACAACAGACCAAAACTATACGGTCCGCAGCGGAGACACAATCTATTCAATTGCCAGAAGATTCGGCGTCACCCAAAACGCAATCTTCAGCGCAAATCCCAATATCGGGGCGGACGGGCGCATTTTTCCGGGGCAGGTTATAGTCATTCCCGGTACCGAGAGAAAACTGGGGACCATTGAAGTAAACGGGTATATCTTCCCCGGCTCCGACGAGAGTGTTGTCAGGCCGGCGCTTCCTTTACTTACATATCTTTCGATTTTCAGTTATCAAGTAAATTCCGACGGCAGCTTAACCAATATCGACGACGAAAAATGGATACAGATTGCGCGTGAGAACAGAGTCGCACCGATAATGGTTATAGCGAATATCAGAGAATCCGGCGGATTCAGCAGCGATATCGCAAGCGCAATCTTCGCGAGTGAAAGCGTGCAGGATACCCTTATAAACAACGTGGTCAATACTTTGCGCGAGAAGAATTACTATGGGCTCAACATAGATTTTGAATACGTTTACCCGAGCGACAGAGAGAATTACAATAACTTCCTGCAAAAAATCACTGAACGCTTGAACGCTTTGGGCTACATAGTATTGACGGCGTTGGCGCCGAAACTGTCAGGGGATCAGCAGGGCCTTCTGTATGAGGCACATGATTATCCGGCCCACGGAAGAATTGCTGACCGCGTTATACTTATGACCTATGAGTGGGGATATCTCGCCGGGCCTCCGCAGGCGGTGGCGCCGCTGAGAGAAGTACGGCGGGTTCTCGACTATGCCGTAACCGTAATCCCGCGCAATAAAATACTGATGGGCATACCGAACTATGGCTATGACTGGGTTCTCCCGTACAGGCGCGGTACCCTTGCCACTACATTCTCGAATATCGAAGCGGTAAACCGCGCTTTCCGCAACCGGGCAGAAATCAAATTCGATGAGTCGGCCCAGTCACCTTACTATAACTATTACGACGACCAGCGCCGCCAGCATGTTGTCTGGTTTGAAGATGCCCGCAGCATAAGGGCGAAACTGATGCTGGTAGACGAATATAACCTCGCCGGAATAAGCTACTGGACAATTGAGCGCCCATTCCCGCAGAACCTGCTTGTACTTAATTCGATGTATAATATAAGGAAGGTAATTTAA